The following proteins are co-located in the Silene latifolia isolate original U9 population chromosome 1, ASM4854445v1, whole genome shotgun sequence genome:
- the LOC141599230 gene encoding uncharacterized protein LOC141599230, with protein sequence MAEQLAWDFERRKMERKLEVKNDELEDLTRKLGFSTEAEADAIKRYEQALEYNRVVEAKVEELKTGFDKEMGELLGKLSDLKDELMQREVELEPDSASESQVSDVKCSLKSRKSEEFAKPTLRLSEEKVVGQNRTASSVASDHKQDVEVTGMQIFLKTLSGKTTVIRVKPSETIDSLKSKIQVKEGIPSRRQLLFFSGKSLEDSRTLAHYNITKESTIHIMVRLCAQKI encoded by the exons ATGGCGGAACAGTTGGCTTGGGACTTTGAGCGTCGTAAAATGGAGAGAAAATTGGaagttaaaaatgatgaattggaAGATTTAACTAGGAAATTAGGGTTTAGCACGGAAGCCGAGGCGGATGCAATTAAGAGGTATGAGCAGGCCTTGGAGTATAATCGGGTGGTGGAGGCGAAAGTGGAGGAATTGAAGACGGGATTTGATAAGGAAATGGGAGAATTACTGGGCAAGTTGAGTGATTTGAAGGATGAATTGATGCAAAGGGAGGTGGAATTGGAACCAG ATTCAGCTTCTGAAAGCCAGGTCAGTGATGTGAAATGCTCTTTGAAGTCAAGAAAAAGTGAAGAGTTTGCTAAGCCGACATTGCGGCTTTCTGAGGAAAAGGTTGTAGGACAGAATAGGACCGCTTCTAGTGTTGCGAGCGACCACAAACAAGACGTAGAAGTAACAGGAATGCAAATCTTCTTGAAAACCCTTAGCGGAAAGACAACAGTCATCAGAGTCAAACCTTCTGAGACAATAGACAGCCTCAAATCCAAGATCCAAGTCAAAGAGGGCATCCCATCACGCCGACAACTTCTATTCTTCTCGGGAAAATCGCTTGAAGACAGCCGCACCCTCGCCCACTATAACATCACAAAGGAATCCACCATCCACATTATGGTCCGTCTTTGTGCTCAAAAAATCTAA